Proteins encoded by one window of Streptomyces sp. NBC_01571:
- a CDS encoding aldo/keto reductase, whose protein sequence is MRTPEDEGSPTPPNFEDPNFFDTANVYGRGAAESAWGEILSEHPRDSYILATKVWGQMSDTDQGLSADQIGKQIDASLKRLRTDHVDLYQAHRFDVTVPIEETVEALQKVVRQGKARYLGFSEWTPEQIQAAVDIAGPELFVSSQPQYSMLWQAPEAEVFPVCGANGISHIVWSPLAQGVLTGKYKPGQPLPADSRFANDAMSGSKDLVLNDAALEAVQRLVPVAEGAGVSLPTLALAWVLRRGEVVSAITGASRPEQVRANAAAAGVHLTDDVLAAVDAALGDVPVSRPTLAPFAAEGVLRR, encoded by the coding sequence GTGAGAACCCCGGAGGACGAAGGCTCACCCACCCCGCCTAACTTCGAAGACCCCAACTTCTTCGACACGGCCAATGTCTACGGCCGGGGCGCGGCCGAGTCGGCCTGGGGCGAGATCCTCTCCGAGCACCCCCGTGACTCGTACATCCTGGCGACCAAGGTCTGGGGGCAGATGTCGGACACCGACCAGGGCCTGTCCGCCGACCAGATCGGCAAGCAGATCGACGCCTCGCTGAAGCGGTTGCGAACCGACCATGTCGACCTGTACCAGGCCCACCGTTTCGACGTGACGGTGCCGATCGAGGAGACGGTCGAGGCGCTCCAGAAGGTCGTGCGGCAGGGCAAGGCCCGCTACCTCGGTTTCAGCGAGTGGACTCCCGAGCAGATCCAGGCGGCCGTCGACATCGCGGGGCCGGAGCTGTTCGTCTCGTCGCAGCCCCAGTACTCGATGCTGTGGCAGGCGCCCGAGGCGGAGGTGTTCCCGGTGTGCGGGGCCAACGGCATCTCCCACATCGTCTGGTCCCCGTTGGCACAGGGTGTGCTCACGGGCAAGTACAAGCCGGGACAGCCGCTCCCCGCCGACAGCCGTTTCGCCAACGACGCGATGAGCGGCTCCAAGGACCTCGTCCTCAACGACGCCGCCCTGGAGGCCGTGCAGCGGCTCGTTCCCGTGGCCGAGGGCGCGGGGGTGAGCCTGCCGACCCTGGCGCTGGCCTGGGTGCTGCGCCGCGGTGAGGTGGTGTCGGCGATCACCGGAGCCTCGCGACCCGAGCAGGTGCGCGCCAACGCCGCGGCCGCGGGCGTGCACCTCACGGACGACGTGCTGGCCGCCGTCGACGCGGCGCTCGGCGACGTACCGGTCAGTCGTCCGACCCTCGCGCCGTTCGCGGCCGAGGGCGTCCTGCGCCGCTGA
- a CDS encoding ISL3 family transposase, whose protein sequence is MDNDTAVLLDLDGLAVESVERLMDGTRRVHLTTADEAARACPSCGVFASHVKGLVYTRPRDLPYGERGLEFVWCKRRWYCRESGCERKSFTEQVRQIPAGARITGRLRRAAALRVRDAASTVVQAARDLHVSWPTVMDAFRAAAREVTEAPLPEVEVLGVDETRRGRPRWEQDADTGKWHLVRERWHTGFVDALGAGGLLGQVEGRAAADVLAWLSTTPLEWRKNIRYVAIDMSATYRAAIRTGLPDAIVVVDHFHIVQLANKMLSAVRRRTTAEIRGRRGRATDPEWKARRRLLRNREDLTDQQFATMWNALLDEGPIGQTLLTAWIAKESLRTLLALARTGADREEVGHARWKFLTWCADSDIPEACTLATTVDRWWPEIAGFIDTGHSNAKSEGINRVIKLVARNAFGFRNADSQRLRTRCVTTRRARGHLNPA, encoded by the coding sequence TTGGACAACGATACGGCGGTGCTGCTCGACTTGGACGGCCTTGCCGTCGAGAGCGTTGAGCGGCTGATGGACGGCACCCGGCGGGTGCATCTGACCACAGCGGACGAAGCCGCCCGGGCCTGTCCCTCCTGCGGCGTGTTCGCGTCACATGTGAAGGGCCTCGTGTACACCCGTCCACGTGATCTTCCTTACGGAGAACGGGGATTGGAGTTCGTGTGGTGCAAGCGGCGTTGGTATTGCCGGGAGTCCGGATGCGAGCGGAAGTCGTTCACCGAGCAGGTTCGGCAGATACCGGCCGGGGCCCGGATCACCGGCCGGCTGCGCCGGGCTGCCGCCCTGCGGGTGCGGGATGCTGCTTCCACCGTGGTCCAGGCCGCCCGTGACCTGCACGTGTCCTGGCCGACGGTGATGGACGCCTTCCGCGCGGCCGCCCGCGAGGTCACCGAGGCGCCGCTGCCGGAAGTGGAGGTGCTGGGCGTCGACGAGACCCGGCGCGGACGGCCGCGCTGGGAACAGGATGCGGACACCGGCAAGTGGCACCTGGTGCGCGAGAGGTGGCACACCGGGTTCGTCGACGCGCTCGGGGCCGGTGGCCTGCTCGGGCAGGTCGAGGGCCGTGCCGCCGCCGACGTCCTGGCCTGGCTGTCCACCACCCCTTTGGAGTGGAGAAAGAACATCCGCTACGTCGCCATCGACATGTCAGCCACCTACCGGGCCGCGATCCGCACCGGCCTGCCCGATGCCATCGTGGTCGTTGACCACTTCCACATCGTCCAGCTCGCGAACAAGATGCTCTCTGCTGTACGGCGTCGCACCACCGCCGAGATCCGGGGCCGGCGTGGACGCGCCACCGACCCGGAATGGAAGGCCCGTCGACGGCTGCTGCGCAACCGTGAGGACCTCACCGACCAGCAGTTCGCCACGATGTGGAACGCGCTGCTGGACGAGGGGCCGATCGGGCAGACGCTGCTGACCGCCTGGATCGCCAAGGAGAGCCTGCGCACCCTCCTCGCCCTGGCCCGAACCGGCGCCGACCGCGAAGAAGTAGGCCACGCCCGATGGAAGTTCCTCACCTGGTGCGCGGACTCAGACATCCCCGAAGCCTGCACCCTCGCCACCACCGTCGACCGCTGGTGGCCCGAGATCGCCGGGTTCATCGACACCGGCCACAGCAACGCCAAGAGCGAAGGCATCAACCGCGTCATCAAGCTCGTCGCCCGCAACGCATTCGGCTTCCGCAATGCCGACAGCCAGCGCCTACGCACACGCTGCGTCACCACCCGCCGAGCCCGCGGACACCTCAACCCCGCCTAA
- a CDS encoding SMI1/KNR4 family protein codes for MNTDHAAPEEIEALRAAFDVDDDGASALGWPAVHAFENEHGIVLPEPYRTFVAEVTDGSYAGPPDHGLVGLADHPDGEGTDEGRGQVLGRPFPLTEAWLWEDDPRPAEELEPILDQVFRHGSIVLGTDGCGMNWHLVVTGPHRGHIWNVMGEGANPFGAPFGHTTADPGFAGWVGHWAAGNSWYDAAE; via the coding sequence ATGAACACGGATCATGCCGCCCCTGAGGAGATCGAGGCGCTTCGCGCGGCCTTCGACGTCGATGACGACGGCGCGTCGGCGCTCGGCTGGCCGGCGGTGCATGCCTTCGAGAACGAACACGGCATCGTGCTGCCGGAGCCCTACCGGACGTTCGTCGCCGAGGTGACCGACGGGTCCTACGCCGGTCCACCGGACCACGGACTGGTGGGGCTTGCCGACCACCCCGACGGCGAAGGGACCGACGAGGGGCGCGGGCAGGTCCTCGGCCGGCCGTTCCCGCTGACCGAGGCGTGGTTGTGGGAGGACGACCCCCGTCCCGCCGAAGAGCTCGAACCGATCCTCGACCAGGTCTTCAGGCACGGCTCGATCGTGCTGGGAACCGACGGCTGCGGCATGAACTGGCACCTGGTCGTCACCGGTCCGCACCGGGGACACATCTGGAACGTCATGGGCGAGGGCGCGAACCCCTTCGGCGCACCGTTCGGTCACACGACCGCCGATCCGGGCTTCGCGGGCTGGGTCGGACACTGGGCGGCGGGCAACTCCTGGTACGACGCCGCCGAGTGA
- a CDS encoding DUF6204 family protein: MSTRTFRVTVRGVFDGLGTDQRSELLARAAEHDVLRAAFTAEGHLSYDLAARSAFTFRFLDSGEEEEDILEATERAEEAAKAWLTQRGYPYKNLRSTAEDLSLAPLGKRQRRAAAEKYS, translated from the coding sequence ATGAGCACTCGTACCTTCCGTGTCACCGTGCGCGGTGTCTTCGACGGACTCGGCACCGATCAGCGCTCCGAGCTCCTGGCCCGGGCGGCGGAGCACGACGTGCTGCGCGCGGCGTTCACCGCGGAGGGGCACCTCAGCTACGACCTGGCCGCACGGTCCGCCTTCACCTTCCGCTTCCTGGACTCGGGCGAAGAGGAGGAGGACATCCTGGAGGCGACCGAACGCGCCGAAGAGGCGGCGAAGGCGTGGCTGACCCAGCGCGGCTATCCCTACAAGAACCTGCGGTCCACCGCCGAGGACCTCTCCCTGGCACCCCTGGGCAAGCGGCAGCGCCGCGCCGCCGCCGAGAAGTACTCCTGA
- a CDS encoding LysR family transcriptional regulator — MDLRQMEVVVAVAEEGGFTAAAQRLHVVQSAVSSTVRALERELGTALFDRTTHRVSLTPAGEAFVPAARATLRAAEQARSAVDVVQGRLRGRVTVGTMQGVWADLHLPLAALRAEHPEVSVRLRQAAVTDIRQALREGTVDLAVVALDRQQQRGLVTRLLSREEMVLVSAPERALAGSGAEGTVTLAEAARLPLVDFTPGWAIRLSVDRAFRAASVEREPTFEVNDIVAASELVRNDLGVCVMPGSIAARFPDLRTHRFDRHAPSWKVMVVRPRGEAPPAVAALLRHMT; from the coding sequence ATGGATCTGCGGCAGATGGAGGTCGTGGTCGCGGTGGCGGAAGAGGGCGGCTTCACCGCGGCGGCGCAGCGGCTGCACGTCGTGCAGTCCGCCGTGTCGAGCACGGTGCGCGCGCTGGAGCGTGAGCTGGGGACGGCGCTGTTCGACCGCACCACGCACCGGGTGTCGCTGACCCCGGCCGGCGAGGCCTTCGTACCGGCGGCGCGGGCGACCCTGCGGGCCGCCGAACAGGCCCGGTCGGCGGTCGACGTGGTCCAGGGACGGCTACGGGGACGGGTGACGGTCGGCACGATGCAGGGCGTGTGGGCCGATCTTCACCTCCCGCTGGCCGCGCTGCGGGCGGAGCATCCGGAGGTCTCGGTCCGGCTGCGGCAGGCGGCGGTGACCGACATCCGGCAGGCGCTGCGCGAGGGCACGGTGGATCTGGCCGTGGTCGCCCTCGACCGCCAGCAGCAGCGCGGGCTGGTCACCCGGTTGCTGTCCCGCGAGGAGATGGTCCTGGTGTCCGCGCCGGAGCGGGCACTCGCCGGGTCCGGCGCGGAGGGGACGGTCACGCTCGCCGAGGCCGCCCGGCTGCCGCTGGTGGACTTCACGCCCGGCTGGGCGATCCGGCTCTCCGTGGACCGGGCGTTCCGTGCGGCCTCCGTCGAGCGCGAGCCGACCTTCGAGGTCAACGACATCGTGGCGGCGTCCGAGCTGGTCCGCAACGACCTGGGCGTCTGTGTCATGCCCGGCTCGATCGCCGCCCGGTTCCCCGACCTGCGGACGCACCGGTTCGACCGGCACGCGCCGAGCTGGAAGGTGATGGTGGTCCGGCCGCGGGGCGAGGCGCCGCCGGCCGTCGCCGCACTGCTGCGGCACATGACCTGA